In Solanum pennellii chromosome 3, SPENNV200, a single window of DNA contains:
- the LOC107012583 gene encoding probable fructokinase-7 isoform X2 has product MLIDFIPTVAGVSLAEAPAFEKAPGGAPANVAVCISKLGGSSAFIGKVGDDEFGRMLADILKQNNVDNSGMRFDHDARTALAFITLTAEGEREFVFFRNPSADMLLRESELDVDLIKKATIFHYGSISLIDEPCRSTHLAAMDIAKRSGSILSYDPNLRLPLWPSEDAARSGIMSVWNLADIIKISEDEISFLTGADDPNDDEVVLKRLFHPNLKLLLVTEGSAGCRYYTKEFKGRVNSIKVKAVDTTGAGDAFTGGVLKCLASDASLYQDEKRLREAIFFANVCAALTVTGRGGIPSLPTQDAVRQTLAEVTA; this is encoded by the exons ATGCTCATTGACTTCATCCCAACTGTTGCTGGAGTTTCACTTGCGGAAGCTCCTGCCTTCGAAAAAGCTCCCGGTGGTGCACCTGCTAATGTTGCTGTGTGCATCTCAAAGTTAGGGGGTTCATCTGCTTTTATTGGAaag GTTGGTGACGATGAGTTCGGTCGTATGTTGGCTGACATTTTGAAGCAAAACAATGTTGACAATTCCGGCATGCGGTTTGATCATGATGCAAGGACTGCACTGGCCTTCATTACACTCACAGCTGAAGGTGAGCGGGAGTTCGTGTTTTTCCGTAATCCTAGTGCTGATATGCTTCTTCGGGAGTCAGAACTCGATGTAGATCTTATTAAAAAG GCCACCATCTTCCATTATGGTTCAATTAGTTTGATCGACGAACCTTGTAGGTCAACACACCTTGCTGCAATGGACATTGCCAAAAGATCAGGTAGCATACTGTCGTATGATCCAAACCTGAGATTGCCTTTATGGCCTTCAGAAGATGCTGCTCGAAGTGGAATAATGAGTGTATGGAACCTAGCAGATATTATTAAG ATAAGTGAGGATGAAATTTCATTCTTGACTGGAGCCGACGATCCAAATGATGACGAGGTGGTGTTGAAGAGGCTTTTCCATCCTAATCTGAAGCTTTTGCTTGTAACTGAAGGTTCAGCTGGTTGCAGATATTACACCAAG GAATTCAAGGGAAGAGTAAATTCGATTAAGGTAAAAGCTGTTGATACAACTGGTGCTGGTGATGCATTTACTGGTGGAGTTCTCAAGTGTCTAGCTTCTGATGCTAGTCTTTATCAG GATGAAAAGCGGTTAAGGGAGGCTATCTTTTTTGCTAATGTTTGTGCTGCCCTGACAGTGACAGGAAGAGGTGGAATCCCTTCCCTTCCTACACAAGATGCAGTTCGACAAACTCTTGCCGAGGTCACTGCATGA
- the LOC107012659 gene encoding uncharacterized protein LOC107012659 translates to MATDASSDRNATDAEPVLLPEIGSDGIARESPVIAYTEKIIEAEQLQLRKYIDENYSKIRDVEKELANLSMEMKLTAGPKKAALEHMRKKIEMSTEKIRIAKQKEEQARKAWEAALKAVKNEEDFKQKLCEDLNNLVRESSNTQLARLEELKRKLEALNPSRASTSSALDLNSVGPAPSSMNRDVPSVQGSQESLNGSSETTLKEGNTGNAAAENGQNQQREARGKKKINAQGIGKGIGIIPKSRGAAPPGWTGAGFDVDGRS, encoded by the exons ATGGCTACCGACGCCAGTTCAGATCGGAATGCTACAGACGCCGAACCTGTACTGCTACCGGAGATTGGGTCCGATGGTATTGCTAGGGAATCACCGGTCATTGCTTACACCGAGAAG ATAATTGAGGCAGAGCAGCTTcaattaagaaa ATATATAGATGAAAATTACTCCAAGATTCGTGATGTTGAGAAGGAACTGGCAAACCTGTCAATGGAGATGAAACTTACGGCTGGGCCTAAGAAAGCAG CACTTGAAcacatgagaaaaaaaatagaaatgtcAACAGAGAAAATCCGTATTGCTAAGCAGAAGGAAGAACAAGCACGGAAG GCATGGGAAGCAGCATTAAAAGCTGTTAAGAATGAGGAGGATTTCAAGCAAAAGCTTTGCGAGGACTTGAATAATCTG GTTCGTGAAAGTAGCAACACTCAGCTGGCTAGATTGGAGGAACTGAAAAGGAAGCTGGAAGCTTTAAATCCGAGCAGAGCATCCACATCTTCTGCCTTG GATCTGAATTCCGTGGGACCTGCACCGAGCAGTATGAATCGAGATGTTCCCTCAGTTCAAGGTTCACAGGAATCATTAAATGGATCATCTGAAACTACATTGAAAGAAGGAAACACTGGAAACGCTGCAGCAGAAAATGGACAAAACCAACAACGTGAAGCAAGAGggaagaagaaaattaatgCCCAAGGAATAGGGAAGGGAATTGGCATAATACCTAAAAGTAGAGGTGCAGCACCACCTGGTTGGACAGGGGCTGGGTTTGATGTGGATGGTAGAAGTTGA
- the LOC107013091 gene encoding uncharacterized protein LOC107013091 has protein sequence MEAAANSDLSSVSTGSSTNLTIDSNSPLYTHPYDSPGAMLVPVQFTRIGYRSWRRNHPSYRQWERCNDIVTSWILNSLSKEIVDSVEFIMSSDDLWRELEHCYEQTTGAKLYKIQREINDLSQRSLDITGYYTKLKKLWKELSTLNVIAQCNCVCNRGAKVLAHKAEQDRHLIQFLMGLNEIYYVIRGSILMMNSLPNMAQDFSLLVQDKHQREINPPNHFNVESTALHVGSGKASQS, from the exons ATGGAAGCTGCTGCTAATTCCGATCTATCTAGTGTTTCTACTGGTAGTTCCACTAATCTCACGATTGACTCTAATAGTCCTCTCTATACGCATCCATATGACAGTCCTGGAGCTATGCTTGTGCCGGTGCAGTTCACCAGAATCGGATATCGATCATGGAGACGCA ATCATCCTTCTTATCGACAATGGGAACGATGCAACGACATTGTTACGTCTTGGATTTTGAATTCGCTGTCAAAGGAAATTGTTGATAGCGTTGAGTTTATTATGAGCTCTGATGATCTATGGAGAGAGCTGGAGCATTGCTATGAACAAACGACTGGTGCGAAACTGTACAAAATTCAAAGGGAAATTAATGATCTGTCTCAAAGATCTCTTGATATTACAGGGTATTATACCAAGTTGAAGAAACTCTGGAAAGAACTCAGTACCTTGAATGTCATAGCTCAATGTAACTGTGTTTGTAACCGTGGAGCCAAGGTTCTTGCTCATAAAGCTGAACAAGATAGGCATTTGATTCAATTTCTCATGGGCCTGAATGAGATCTATTATGTAATTCGTGGAAGTATACTTATGATGAATTCACTCCCTAATATGGCGCAAGACTTCTCGTTACTTGTTCAGGATAAACATCAGAGAGAGATCAATCCCCCGAATCACTTTAATGTGGAGTCGACTGCTTTACATGTTGGTTCTGGTAAGGCCTCTCAATCTTAA
- the LOC107012583 gene encoding probable fructokinase-7 isoform X1 codes for MADESISGNLKDLSLNRNGAVSKKSHLVVCFGEMLIDFIPTVAGVSLAEAPAFEKAPGGAPANVAVCISKLGGSSAFIGKVGDDEFGRMLADILKQNNVDNSGMRFDHDARTALAFITLTAEGEREFVFFRNPSADMLLRESELDVDLIKKATIFHYGSISLIDEPCRSTHLAAMDIAKRSGSILSYDPNLRLPLWPSEDAARSGIMSVWNLADIIKISEDEISFLTGADDPNDDEVVLKRLFHPNLKLLLVTEGSAGCRYYTKEFKGRVNSIKVKAVDTTGAGDAFTGGVLKCLASDASLYQDEKRLREAIFFANVCAALTVTGRGGIPSLPTQDAVRQTLAEVTA; via the exons ATGGCTGATGAATCCATTTCAG GCAATTTAAAAGACCTTTCTTTGAATAGAAATGGTGCGGTGTCAAAGAAGTCTCATTTAGTTGTTTGCTTTGGAGAGATGCTCATTGACTTCATCCCAACTGTTGCTGGAGTTTCACTTGCGGAAGCTCCTGCCTTCGAAAAAGCTCCCGGTGGTGCACCTGCTAATGTTGCTGTGTGCATCTCAAAGTTAGGGGGTTCATCTGCTTTTATTGGAaag GTTGGTGACGATGAGTTCGGTCGTATGTTGGCTGACATTTTGAAGCAAAACAATGTTGACAATTCCGGCATGCGGTTTGATCATGATGCAAGGACTGCACTGGCCTTCATTACACTCACAGCTGAAGGTGAGCGGGAGTTCGTGTTTTTCCGTAATCCTAGTGCTGATATGCTTCTTCGGGAGTCAGAACTCGATGTAGATCTTATTAAAAAG GCCACCATCTTCCATTATGGTTCAATTAGTTTGATCGACGAACCTTGTAGGTCAACACACCTTGCTGCAATGGACATTGCCAAAAGATCAGGTAGCATACTGTCGTATGATCCAAACCTGAGATTGCCTTTATGGCCTTCAGAAGATGCTGCTCGAAGTGGAATAATGAGTGTATGGAACCTAGCAGATATTATTAAG ATAAGTGAGGATGAAATTTCATTCTTGACTGGAGCCGACGATCCAAATGATGACGAGGTGGTGTTGAAGAGGCTTTTCCATCCTAATCTGAAGCTTTTGCTTGTAACTGAAGGTTCAGCTGGTTGCAGATATTACACCAAG GAATTCAAGGGAAGAGTAAATTCGATTAAGGTAAAAGCTGTTGATACAACTGGTGCTGGTGATGCATTTACTGGTGGAGTTCTCAAGTGTCTAGCTTCTGATGCTAGTCTTTATCAG GATGAAAAGCGGTTAAGGGAGGCTATCTTTTTTGCTAATGTTTGTGCTGCCCTGACAGTGACAGGAAGAGGTGGAATCCCTTCCCTTCCTACACAAGATGCAGTTCGACAAACTCTTGCCGAGGTCACTGCATGA